One window of Botrimarina mediterranea genomic DNA carries:
- a CDS encoding bifunctional riboflavin kinase/FAD synthetase yields the protein MHITRHLADLPADARGGAVAIGNFDGVHRGHAKIAERLVARAREIEGPAVVFTFDPHPVRVLRPHEYPPPLTWTERKAELLTKLGVDHVVAYPTDEALLRLTTREFFDLVLRESMAAKALVEGPNFFFGHNREGDVALLGKFAAEAGMSLDVVEPNSEGGELVSSSRIRRLIGETGDVGRALTMLTAPYRIRGIVTHGAGRGAKIGFPTANLEGIDTILPAEGVYAGVGRLVGRDGPMGVWPAAINIGPNPTFGEVHAKVEAHLIGCDETVYGRPVEVDFLDRLRDIRTFASADELVEQVKKDVAATQTIVTKNY from the coding sequence TTGCACATCACCCGCCATCTCGCCGACCTCCCAGCCGACGCCCGGGGCGGCGCCGTGGCGATCGGTAATTTCGATGGCGTCCATCGGGGCCACGCGAAGATCGCCGAGCGGCTCGTCGCCCGCGCGCGGGAGATCGAAGGACCGGCGGTGGTCTTCACTTTCGACCCGCATCCCGTGCGGGTGCTGCGCCCCCACGAGTACCCGCCGCCGCTCACGTGGACCGAGCGGAAGGCCGAGCTGCTGACGAAGCTCGGCGTCGATCACGTCGTCGCCTACCCCACTGACGAAGCGCTGCTGCGACTCACCACGCGCGAGTTCTTCGATCTCGTGCTCCGCGAGTCGATGGCCGCCAAGGCGCTCGTCGAAGGCCCGAACTTCTTCTTCGGTCACAACCGTGAAGGGGACGTCGCGCTCCTCGGCAAGTTCGCCGCCGAGGCGGGCATGAGCCTCGACGTCGTCGAGCCGAACAGCGAAGGGGGTGAGCTGGTAAGCAGCTCGCGTATCCGCCGCCTCATCGGCGAAACAGGCGACGTGGGCCGCGCGCTGACGATGCTCACGGCGCCCTATCGCATCCGCGGCATCGTCACCCACGGCGCCGGCCGCGGCGCGAAGATCGGCTTCCCCACCGCCAACCTCGAAGGCATCGACACGATCCTCCCCGCCGAGGGCGTCTACGCCGGCGTCGGCAGGCTCGTCGGTCGCGACGGCCCCATGGGCGTTTGGCCCGCCGCGATCAACATCGGCCCCAACCCCACCTTCGGCGAGGTCCACGCCAAGGTCGAGGCCCACCTCATCGGTTGCGACGAAACCGTCTACGGCCGCCCGGTAGAAGTTGACTTCCTCGACCGCTTACGCGACATCCGGACTTTCGCCTCCGCCGACGAACTAGTCGAGCAGGTAAAGAAAGATGTCGCCGCGACTCAGACCATCGTTACCAAAAACTATTAA